From Candidatus Pedobacter colombiensis, one genomic window encodes:
- a CDS encoding SAM-dependent methyltransferase has protein sequence MSNQVYLQQFKDLLSQSVGDNTFVKISMGNYQGNEKELRNIYIRRVKIKRADMLSFTYRYKTRDIIKNFSISEGITLVANFISNDFKIATLFSTEKEVILEYGKKQLITLREKALVKPVVVSLSHNKEKKRLILPHGKSYLTELKLTDADGNVFKNAQDKYKQINQYIEILNSLIKELPAGSVKRVVDMGSGKGYLTFALYDYLQQLMEEKIHVTGVEYREDLVLLCNAIAERSGFSQLDFIQGTIEDYAVPAIDLLIALHACDTATDDAIYKGIKANAKLIVVAPCCHKQIRREMEKHKVKNDVSFLTQYGIFMERQAEMVTDGLRALILEYFGYKTKVFEFISDAHTPKNVLVVGIKMKDKGAKHKDEILQKIRDAKAYFGIGYHHLERLFELERQ, from the coding sequence ATGTCCAATCAAGTTTATTTACAGCAATTCAAGGATCTGCTTTCACAAAGCGTGGGAGACAACACATTTGTTAAAATTTCAATGGGAAATTACCAGGGAAATGAAAAGGAATTAAGGAACATTTATATTCGAAGGGTGAAGATTAAAAGAGCAGATATGCTTTCGTTTACTTATCGTTATAAAACAAGGGATATCATCAAGAATTTTTCCATAAGTGAGGGGATTACCTTAGTGGCAAATTTCATCAGCAATGATTTTAAGATTGCGACTTTATTTAGTACTGAAAAGGAGGTTATTCTTGAATATGGTAAAAAGCAATTGATCACCTTACGAGAAAAGGCTTTGGTGAAACCAGTAGTGGTGAGTTTATCTCATAATAAGGAAAAGAAACGTTTAATCCTGCCTCATGGAAAAAGCTATTTAACTGAGCTTAAATTGACCGATGCAGATGGCAATGTTTTTAAGAATGCTCAGGATAAGTACAAACAGATTAATCAATATATCGAGATTTTGAATAGCCTGATCAAAGAATTACCGGCGGGTAGTGTGAAGAGGGTTGTGGATATGGGATCCGGTAAAGGCTACCTTACTTTTGCATTGTATGATTATCTTCAGCAGCTGATGGAGGAAAAGATACACGTAACAGGGGTTGAATATCGGGAGGATCTTGTGCTTTTGTGTAATGCTATTGCAGAACGATCAGGTTTTAGCCAATTGGACTTTATTCAGGGCACGATAGAGGATTATGCTGTTCCGGCTATCGATTTGCTGATCGCATTGCATGCTTGTGATACAGCTACAGATGATGCGATTTACAAAGGTATTAAGGCGAATGCGAAACTGATTGTTGTTGCGCCATGCTGCCATAAACAGATTAGGAGGGAGATGGAAAAGCACAAGGTTAAAAATGATGTTTCTTTTTTAACTCAGTATGGCATTTTCATGGAACGACAAGCGGAAATGGTAACTGATGGGCTAAGGGCACTGATACTTGAATATTTTGGGTATAAGACAAAAGTGTTTGAATTCATCTCCGACGCGCATACCCCTAAAAATGTATTGGTGGTAGGAATTAAGATGAAGGATAAAGGAGCAAAGCACAAAGACGAAATTCTGCAGAAGATCAGGGATGCTAAAGCTTATTTTGGAATTGGATATCATCATTTGGAAAGATTATTTGAGCTGGAGCGCCAGTAA
- the dnaK gene encoding molecular chaperone DnaK codes for MSKIIGIDLGTTNSCVAVMEGNEPVVIANSEGKRTTPSIVAFAENGERKVGEPAKRQAITNPTKTIYSIKRFMGNSFAEVTKEAGRVPYKVVKGDNNTPRVEIDDRKYTPQEISAMILQKMKKTAEDFLGQEVTEAVITVPAYFNDAQRQATKEAGEIAGLTVKRIINEPTAAALAYGLDKAHKDMKIVVFDCGGGTHDVSVLELGDGVFEVKSTDGDTHLGGDDFDHTIIEWLAQEFKSENGMDLHQDPMALQRLKEAAEKAKIELSSTTSTEINLPYITADATGPKHLVRTLSRAKFEQLVGDLIKRTIEPCKSALKNAGLKTSDIDEIILVGGSTRIPAIQDAVKAFFGKEPSKGVNPDEVVAIGAAIQGGVLTGEVKDVLLLDVTPLSLGIETMGGVMTKLIEANTTIPSKKAETFSTAADNQPSVEIHILQGERPMAAQNRTIGRFILDGIPPAPRGVPQVEVAFDIDANGILHVSAKDKATGKEQKVRIEASSGLTDEEIKRMKDEAEKNADADKAAKEEAEKINGADALIFSTEKQLKEFGDKLSADKKAPIEEGLKKLKDAHAARNFADIDAAQEELQNAWNAASEEMYKGGQDGAQPEAGAEGQAGGQHAADGGDNVTDVDFEEVKDDKK; via the coding sequence ATGTCAAAAATTATTGGTATAGACTTAGGAACAACAAACTCTTGCGTAGCCGTAATGGAAGGTAACGAACCTGTAGTTATAGCCAACAGTGAGGGTAAACGTACTACGCCATCCATTGTTGCATTTGCAGAAAATGGTGAGCGTAAAGTTGGTGAGCCGGCTAAACGTCAGGCCATAACCAACCCAACAAAAACAATCTATTCGATTAAACGCTTTATGGGTAACAGCTTTGCTGAGGTTACTAAAGAGGCGGGCCGCGTACCATATAAAGTTGTTAAAGGCGACAATAATACACCTCGTGTTGAGATTGACGACCGTAAATATACTCCTCAGGAGATCTCTGCAATGATTTTGCAGAAAATGAAAAAGACTGCTGAAGATTTCTTAGGCCAGGAAGTAACTGAGGCCGTTATTACGGTTCCTGCTTATTTTAATGATGCGCAACGTCAGGCTACGAAAGAAGCAGGCGAAATTGCAGGTTTAACCGTAAAACGTATCATTAATGAGCCAACTGCAGCTGCTTTAGCTTATGGTTTGGATAAAGCTCATAAAGACATGAAAATTGTTGTGTTTGACTGCGGTGGTGGTACGCATGACGTTTCTGTACTTGAATTGGGTGATGGTGTATTTGAAGTTAAATCTACTGATGGTGATACTCACTTAGGTGGTGATGATTTTGATCACACAATTATTGAATGGTTAGCTCAAGAATTTAAAAGCGAAAACGGCATGGATCTTCACCAGGATCCAATGGCATTACAACGTTTAAAAGAAGCTGCTGAGAAGGCTAAAATTGAGCTTTCAAGCACTACTTCAACTGAGATTAACCTTCCTTATATCACTGCTGATGCAACAGGACCTAAACACCTTGTTAGAACATTAAGCCGTGCTAAATTTGAGCAATTGGTTGGTGATTTAATTAAGCGTACAATCGAACCTTGTAAATCTGCGTTGAAAAATGCTGGTTTAAAAACAAGTGATATTGATGAAATTATCTTAGTTGGTGGTTCTACACGTATTCCTGCTATTCAGGATGCAGTAAAAGCTTTCTTTGGTAAAGAGCCATCTAAAGGTGTAAATCCTGATGAGGTTGTAGCTATTGGTGCTGCAATTCAAGGTGGTGTATTAACCGGAGAAGTTAAAGATGTATTGTTATTGGATGTTACCCCACTTTCTTTAGGTATTGAGACTATGGGTGGTGTAATGACTAAGTTGATTGAAGCTAATACTACTATTCCTTCTAAAAAGGCGGAAACTTTCTCTACTGCTGCTGATAACCAGCCTTCTGTAGAGATCCATATTTTACAGGGAGAGCGCCCAATGGCTGCTCAGAACCGTACAATTGGTCGTTTCATTTTAGATGGTATTCCACCAGCTCCTCGTGGTGTTCCTCAGGTAGAAGTAGCGTTTGATATTGATGCTAACGGTATCTTACATGTGAGTGCTAAAGATAAGGCTACTGGTAAAGAACAAAAAGTTCGCATTGAGGCTTCTTCAGGCTTAACTGATGAAGAGATCAAAAGAATGAAAGACGAAGCTGAAAAGAATGCTGATGCAGATAAAGCTGCTAAAGAAGAAGCGGAAAAAATCAATGGTGCTGATGCTTTAATTTTCTCTACTGAGAAACAATTAAAAGAGTTTGGTGATAAACTTTCTGCTGATAAAAAAGCACCTATTGAAGAAGGTTTGAAAAAACTTAAAGATGCACATGCGGCAAGAAACTTTGCTGATATTGATGCTGCTCAGGAAGAATTGCAGAATGCATGGAATGCTGCTTCAGAAGAGATGTATAAAGGTGGTCAGGACGGTGCACAGCCAGAAGCTGGTGCAGAAGGTCAGGCTGGCGGACAACATGCTGCTGATGGTGGCGATAACGTTACTGATGTAGACTTTGAAGAAGTTAAAGACGACAAAAAGTAA
- a CDS encoding sugar phosphate nucleotidyltransferase, which translates to MKPTLLILAAGMASRYGSMKQIDGFGPNGETIIDYSIYDAIKAGFGKVVFIIKEEFVDNFKAIFEPKLNGKIETDYVFQNFDLKQFGIEEEIYREKPWGTAHAILSARKAIKEPFCVINADDYYGFDAFKKMVDFLSTEATDSNYSIVGYQIGKTLSDFGSVSRGVCKTSEAGYLEEITERTQVYKKGDTIVYEEDGIEYPLEYNTPVSMNFWGFTPAVFKLTEDLFKVFALANKEKPKAEFFIPLIGENLVKSNTANFKVIPTDSQWFGVTYKEDKPFVQNCIDELVKDGTYPQNLWN; encoded by the coding sequence ATGAAACCCACCTTACTAATATTAGCCGCCGGTATGGCGAGCCGTTATGGCAGCATGAAACAAATTGATGGCTTTGGCCCTAATGGCGAAACCATTATCGACTATTCAATATACGATGCCATAAAAGCAGGTTTTGGCAAAGTAGTCTTCATTATTAAAGAAGAATTTGTAGATAACTTTAAAGCTATTTTTGAGCCAAAACTAAATGGCAAAATTGAGACGGATTATGTATTTCAAAACTTTGATTTAAAGCAATTTGGAATTGAAGAAGAAATCTATCGTGAAAAGCCATGGGGAACAGCTCATGCCATTCTTTCTGCCAGAAAAGCTATCAAAGAACCATTTTGCGTAATCAATGCCGATGATTATTATGGTTTTGATGCTTTTAAAAAAATGGTAGACTTCTTAAGTACTGAAGCCACTGATAGCAATTATTCTATCGTTGGTTATCAGATTGGAAAAACCCTATCCGACTTTGGATCAGTTTCACGCGGAGTTTGCAAAACCAGCGAAGCAGGTTACCTGGAGGAAATTACAGAACGTACGCAAGTTTATAAAAAAGGAGATACTATCGTTTATGAAGAAGATGGCATAGAGTATCCTTTAGAGTACAATACACCTGTTTCTATGAACTTCTGGGGATTCACTCCAGCAGTCTTTAAATTAACTGAGGACTTATTTAAAGTATTTGCTCTAGCGAACAAAGAAAAGCCAAAAGCAGAATTCTTCATTCCTTTAATCGGCGAAAATCTGGTTAAAAGCAATACAGCAAATTTTAAAGTTATCCCTACAGACAGTCAGTGGTTTGGTGTAACTTATAAAGAAGATAAGCCATTCGTACAAAACTGCATAGACGAGCTGGTAAAAGATGGTACCTACCCTCAAAACCTTTGGAATTAA
- a CDS encoding M42 family metallopeptidase: MAKKKDDKHVAVVNKKSLHFFEKYINNPSPTGFEYPGQKLWLDYLKPYIDESFIDNYGTAVGVINPKAEFKVVIEAHADEISWFVNYITEDGLIYVIRNGGSDHQIAPSKRVNIHTDKGMVKAVFGWPAIHTRHGGDKEEAPALKNIFLDCGCTSKEEVEKLGVHVGCVITYEDEFMILNDRYYVGRALDNRAGGFMIAEVARLLQENKKKLPFGLYIVNSVQEEIGLRGAEMIADRIKPHVAIITDVTHDTNTPMINKKTQGDLACGKGPVVSYAPAVQTNLNKLLIETAEKNNIPFQRQASSRSTGTDTDAFAYSNGGVPSALISLPLRYMHTTVEMIHKEDVDNVISLIYHSLLNIEKDHDFKYSK; this comes from the coding sequence ATGGCTAAAAAGAAAGACGACAAACACGTTGCTGTGGTTAATAAAAAATCACTACACTTTTTTGAAAAATATATCAATAACCCATCTCCAACCGGCTTTGAATATCCAGGTCAGAAATTATGGCTCGATTATCTAAAACCATATATCGATGAAAGTTTTATCGACAATTATGGCACCGCTGTAGGTGTAATTAATCCTAAAGCCGAATTTAAGGTAGTAATTGAAGCACACGCTGATGAAATCTCCTGGTTTGTGAATTACATCACAGAGGATGGATTAATCTATGTGATCCGTAACGGAGGTTCTGATCATCAGATTGCACCCTCTAAAAGGGTTAATATCCATACTGACAAAGGTATGGTAAAAGCTGTTTTTGGATGGCCTGCTATACACACCCGTCATGGTGGAGATAAAGAAGAAGCTCCTGCCCTTAAAAACATATTCCTGGATTGCGGATGCACCTCCAAAGAAGAAGTAGAAAAATTAGGAGTTCATGTAGGCTGTGTAATTACCTACGAAGATGAATTTATGATTTTAAACGACCGTTATTATGTAGGCAGAGCTCTTGATAATAGGGCGGGTGGCTTTATGATTGCCGAAGTGGCACGTTTGCTACAGGAAAATAAAAAGAAACTTCCATTCGGTTTATATATTGTAAACTCTGTACAGGAAGAAATTGGCTTACGTGGTGCTGAAATGATTGCTGACAGGATTAAACCGCATGTTGCAATCATTACTGATGTAACACATGATACAAACACCCCAATGATCAATAAAAAAACTCAGGGTGATTTAGCTTGCGGCAAAGGACCTGTAGTTTCTTATGCCCCGGCAGTTCAAACTAACCTGAATAAATTATTGATTGAAACAGCTGAAAAGAATAACATTCCTTTCCAGCGCCAGGCCTCATCACGTTCAACAGGTACCGACACTGATGCTTTTGCCTATTCAAACGGAGGAGTTCCATCTGCGCTAATATCATTGCCGCTGCGTTATATGCATACCACGGTTGAAATGATCCATAAAGAAGATGTAGACAATGTAATTAGCCTGATCTATCATTCATTATTAAACATTGAAAAAGATCACGATTTCAAGTATTCAAAATAA
- a CDS encoding GNAT family N-acetyltransferase, with amino-acid sequence MLEIQIEQIRFDLTWPIRHEAMYPDLPFDSIKLDDDPNGLHFGLYARHQLTAVVSLFNIDNIYQFRKFATKTTEQNKGYGTILLNHIISYVKEMGGQKIWCNARVSALEFYNKFGLIQTGEPYTRNGIEFVTMELQLNN; translated from the coding sequence ATGTTGGAAATTCAGATAGAACAGATCAGATTTGATTTAACATGGCCCATCAGACATGAGGCTATGTATCCTGACTTACCTTTTGATTCAATTAAACTAGACGATGATCCAAATGGCTTACATTTTGGACTATATGCCAGACATCAATTAACCGCTGTAGTTTCCTTATTTAACATAGATAACATTTACCAGTTCAGAAAATTTGCGACTAAAACTACTGAACAAAATAAAGGTTATGGAACAATATTACTAAACCACATCATCAGTTATGTAAAAGAAATGGGCGGTCAAAAAATATGGTGCAATGCCAGGGTTTCTGCATTAGAATTTTACAACAAATTTGGTTTAATACAAACTGGCGAACCATATACCCGTAATGGCATCGAATTTGTCACCATGGAGTTACAACTTAACAATTAA
- a CDS encoding MFS transporter encodes MKLSRTDVLLMAFCTGLIVANIYYCQPLVILVAKEFNLTESYAGKITYLTQAGYALGLFLIVPLGDMFERRKQILMITTVAVAALLMAAVSHTFFLLQIACVLIGASSIVPQLILPMAANLTSDEERGPTIGLIMSGLLIGILASRSISGSVGFLWGWRTMYFIAAGICSLLLILMARRFPMSKPTFSGTYKMLMHSMWHYIKTQPTLREASIINFLAFAILSAFWTTMVLFLANPPFNFQTLEIGLFGIAGAAGALAAPLVGKLSSGQNPRKNLLIGLILQLISISAFYFTGSHLYLFIAGIILIDIGQQAIHVTNQTRIYALVPEARNRLNTIFMSVSFVGASFGSALGLWLWDKGQWPLFCFGSGLVIILNILIYNFYSYKIKA; translated from the coding sequence ATGAAGCTGAGCCGTACCGATGTTTTATTAATGGCCTTTTGTACCGGACTTATTGTAGCAAATATTTACTACTGTCAGCCCTTGGTGATTCTTGTTGCTAAAGAATTTAACCTGACAGAAAGCTATGCCGGTAAAATCACCTATTTAACTCAGGCAGGCTATGCTCTGGGCCTGTTTTTAATAGTGCCACTTGGCGATATGTTTGAACGTAGGAAGCAAATACTAATGATTACTACGGTAGCAGTAGCCGCTTTATTGATGGCAGCAGTATCACATACCTTCTTCTTACTACAAATCGCCTGTGTATTAATCGGCGCAAGTTCTATCGTTCCTCAATTAATCTTACCCATGGCAGCCAACCTTACCTCAGACGAGGAACGGGGGCCAACAATTGGTCTAATTATGAGCGGACTGCTAATTGGCATACTAGCATCAAGATCTATTAGTGGAAGCGTAGGCTTTTTATGGGGTTGGCGAACCATGTATTTCATCGCAGCGGGCATCTGTTCCCTACTTTTAATACTAATGGCCCGGCGTTTTCCAATGAGCAAACCAACTTTTAGCGGAACGTACAAAATGCTCATGCATTCTATGTGGCACTACATAAAAACACAGCCAACTTTGCGCGAAGCATCAATCATTAATTTCTTAGCCTTTGCGATTCTTAGTGCATTCTGGACTACGATGGTACTTTTTCTTGCCAACCCACCTTTCAATTTTCAAACCCTTGAAATTGGTCTGTTTGGAATTGCAGGTGCTGCAGGTGCATTAGCGGCACCATTAGTAGGTAAATTGAGCAGCGGACAAAACCCACGTAAAAATTTACTTATAGGACTTATATTACAACTCATAAGTATCAGTGCATTTTATTTTACAGGTAGTCATTTGTATCTTTTTATAGCTGGTATTATTTTAATCGATATAGGACAACAGGCAATTCATGTGACCAACCAAACCAGGATCTACGCGCTCGTTCCTGAAGCACGGAACCGTCTGAATACGATATTTATGTCTGTCAGTTTTGTTGGGGCTTCTTTTGGCTCTGCCTTAGGCTTATGGCTTTGGGACAAAGGTCAATGGCCCCTGTTTTGCTTTGGCTCAGGTCTGGTTATTATCCTGAATATATTGATATACAATTTTTACAGCTATAAAATTAAAGCTTAG
- a CDS encoding acyl-CoA carboxylase subunit beta, protein MKNKIELLQDKIQQALAGGGAARIESQHKKGKLTARERIHFLMDENSFEEIGMMVTHRSTDFGMEHEKYLGDGVVTGYGNINGRLVYVFSQDFTVFGGSLSETHAEKICKIMDMAMKNGAPVIGLNDSGGARIQEGVVSLGGYADIFYRNVQASGVVPQLSAIMGPCAGGAVYSPAITDFTLMVENTSYMFVTGPNVVKTVTHEEVSSEELGGASTHATKSGVTHFACSNELDAINHVKKLLSYMPQNCEEVPAQLPYEMANENRPALNDIMPQNANQPYDMRSVIEETTDSDSFLEVHKDYAENIVVGFARLAGRSIGIVANQPAYLAGVLDNHASTKAARFVRFCDCFNIPLLVFEDVPGFLPGTDQEWNGIITNGAKLLYAFSEATVPRITVITRKAYGGAYDVMNSKHIGADLNYAWPTAEIAVMGAKGAAEIIFKKEITMAEKPEEKWLEKEKLYSETFANPYRAAERGFVDEVIEPSQTRNKLIKAFKMLENKAVNAPRKKHGNIPL, encoded by the coding sequence ATGAAAAATAAGATAGAATTACTCCAGGATAAAATTCAACAAGCACTGGCAGGTGGCGGTGCAGCGAGAATTGAAAGTCAACATAAAAAAGGTAAACTTACAGCAAGAGAAAGGATCCATTTTTTAATGGATGAAAACTCATTTGAAGAAATCGGAATGATGGTTACCCATCGTAGTACTGATTTTGGAATGGAACATGAAAAATATCTGGGTGATGGTGTAGTAACCGGATACGGGAATATTAATGGCCGATTGGTATACGTATTCTCACAGGATTTCACAGTATTTGGCGGTTCATTATCAGAAACCCACGCTGAAAAAATTTGCAAAATCATGGATATGGCGATGAAAAACGGTGCTCCTGTTATTGGTTTAAATGACAGTGGTGGCGCCCGTATTCAGGAAGGCGTAGTTTCATTAGGTGGATATGCCGATATTTTTTACCGAAATGTTCAGGCCTCAGGGGTTGTCCCACAACTATCGGCCATCATGGGACCTTGCGCAGGTGGAGCAGTATACTCTCCCGCCATTACAGATTTTACATTAATGGTTGAAAACACCTCCTACATGTTTGTTACTGGTCCTAATGTCGTTAAAACAGTAACACACGAAGAAGTAAGTTCTGAAGAGCTCGGTGGTGCTTCAACCCATGCTACTAAGTCAGGTGTAACACACTTTGCCTGTAGCAATGAACTTGATGCCATTAATCATGTGAAAAAGCTGCTCAGCTATATGCCGCAAAATTGTGAGGAAGTGCCAGCTCAGCTACCTTACGAAATGGCTAATGAGAACAGACCAGCATTAAACGACATTATGCCTCAAAATGCAAACCAGCCTTATGATATGAGGAGTGTTATTGAGGAAACAACCGACAGTGACAGCTTTTTGGAAGTACATAAAGATTACGCCGAGAATATTGTTGTCGGTTTTGCCCGTCTTGCCGGTAGAAGCATTGGTATTGTAGCCAATCAGCCAGCTTACCTTGCAGGTGTTCTAGACAATCACGCCTCAACAAAAGCCGCGAGATTTGTCCGTTTTTGTGATTGTTTCAACATTCCCCTACTCGTTTTTGAAGATGTTCCGGGATTTTTACCAGGAACAGATCAGGAATGGAATGGGATCATTACTAATGGAGCTAAATTACTTTATGCCTTTAGTGAGGCTACAGTACCACGCATTACAGTAATTACCAGAAAAGCTTATGGTGGCGCCTACGATGTAATGAACTCCAAACATATCGGTGCAGATTTAAATTATGCATGGCCTACAGCAGAGATTGCAGTTATGGGGGCTAAAGGTGCAGCAGAAATCATTTTCAAAAAAGAGATTACTATGGCAGAAAAGCCTGAAGAAAAATGGCTGGAAAAGGAAAAGCTCTACTCTGAGACTTTTGCAAATCCTTATCGTGCTGCCGAACGTGGTTTTGTCGATGAAGTTATAGAGCCTTCACAAACCAGGAATAAGCTAATTAAAGCCTTTAAAATGCTGGAAAATAAAGCTGTCAATGCTCCTCGCAAAAAACACGGAAATATCCCTTTATAA
- a CDS encoding porin — protein sequence MKQLLFGLLLLCPFFTFSQSNNSPSSYDPHEIAITGYLQTQYQHAQSAGISSFSGGDFGKNSQDRFMIRRGRLKIDRADKYSSIVFQIDATQNGVALMDAFIQLHRPESKDLLFTAGLFNRPFGYSIVYSSGYRDFPERARVFQTIMPRERDIGAMVTFRPDNKTFHFLTAELAVINGSGYSARDYDSKKDIVGNLGFKFDSLANKKLHIGFGASIYQGSVRSDTETYYTSTSNGFVKNTNPNNIGWNAKRNYYGGNLQLQYDNTFGATSFKAEYVAGTQPGVASSSSVTGPVASQSFSTQPTTDLYLRPFSGYYLWFTQRIAKSRFTALLAYDVYDPNTNVKESEIGAPNSFTTAGDIKYNTLGYGLTCQIGPRIKLTAYNEHVVNNPTQLPGYLNDLKDDVFTMRLQYRW from the coding sequence ATGAAACAATTATTATTCGGTTTATTGCTTTTGTGCCCTTTTTTTACTTTTTCACAAAGCAATAACTCCCCCTCTAGCTACGATCCACACGAAATTGCGATTACTGGTTACCTCCAAACTCAATATCAACATGCACAATCGGCAGGGATATCCTCGTTTTCTGGCGGAGATTTTGGCAAAAACTCACAAGACCGCTTTATGATCCGCAGGGGTAGATTAAAAATTGACCGTGCCGACAAATATTCCAGCATTGTTTTTCAAATTGATGCTACACAAAATGGCGTTGCATTGATGGATGCATTTATACAGCTGCATAGACCGGAATCAAAAGATTTGTTGTTTACTGCCGGATTATTTAACCGCCCCTTTGGATACTCCATCGTATATTCATCAGGATATAGGGATTTTCCGGAAAGAGCCAGGGTATTCCAAACCATAATGCCCCGCGAAAGGGACATTGGCGCCATGGTAACCTTTAGACCTGACAATAAAACGTTCCACTTCTTGACTGCTGAATTGGCTGTAATTAACGGAAGTGGATATTCGGCCAGAGATTACGACTCTAAAAAAGATATTGTAGGAAACCTGGGATTTAAGTTTGACAGCCTAGCAAATAAAAAGCTACATATAGGTTTTGGCGCCTCCATTTATCAAGGCTCCGTAAGAAGTGATACCGAAACCTATTATACAAGTACAAGCAATGGCTTTGTTAAAAATACCAATCCAAATAATATAGGATGGAATGCAAAACGTAATTACTATGGGGGAAATCTGCAATTACAATATGACAATACTTTCGGTGCTACATCATTCAAGGCTGAATACGTTGCCGGTACTCAACCAGGTGTAGCCAGCTCATCCAGTGTAACAGGTCCGGTTGCCAGCCAAAGTTTTTCGACCCAACCTACTACCGATCTGTACCTGCGCCCATTTTCAGGGTATTACCTATGGTTTACCCAACGAATAGCAAAAAGCAGGTTTACAGCATTATTGGCTTATGATGTTTACGACCCTAATACAAATGTTAAGGAAAGTGAAATTGGTGCACCCAACAGCTTCACTACTGCAGGAGACATTAAGTATAACACCTTGGGCTATGGCTTGACCTGTCAGATTGGTCCAAGGATAAAATTGACCGCTTATAATGAACATGTTGTAAACAACCCTACTCAATTACCCGGATATTTAAATGATCTTAAGGACGATGTGTTTACCATGAGGTTACAATATCGTTGGTAA